One genomic window of Candidatus Trichorickettsia mobilis includes the following:
- a CDS encoding NAD(P)H-dependent glycerol-3-phosphate dehydrogenase, which yields MNKFQHFAIYGGGSWGTALACAVSKVTKQVDLYLRDPEVIKEILQHRTNSKYFGTVKLADNILPSNQVSVLKDQEVIIIAVPSTAIIQTINALRDIEISADTVLLIATKGVVGEPVQLLSEKIKSLLPNRIAFIAGPNFASEVVQDLLTSITIACEDIKLAEKIAASVESKNLVTSITADIITVQIAGAIKNIIAIKSGIFDAMGYKRNAKAWLITQGLQEIAVLSQALGGKAETLLQPGVLGDLVLTCYSKTSRNTKFGYELYHQSGHDINGFLKNYPYLVEGAESVKLITKLANKCGVDLPVITSVAQALKLSE from the coding sequence ATGAATAAGTTTCAGCATTTTGCAATATATGGTGGTGGTAGCTGGGGTACAGCTTTAGCTTGTGCTGTGTCTAAAGTAACTAAGCAAGTAGATTTATACTTACGTGATCCAGAAGTTATTAAAGAAATATTACAACATCGCACTAATAGTAAATATTTTGGGACAGTAAAATTAGCTGATAATATTTTACCTTCTAATCAAGTGTCGGTTCTAAAAGATCAAGAAGTAATAATAATAGCAGTACCATCTACTGCTATTATTCAGACTATCAATGCTTTAAGGGACATAGAAATATCAGCAGATACCGTATTATTAATTGCAACAAAAGGTGTTGTTGGTGAGCCGGTACAACTATTGTCTGAAAAAATAAAATCTTTATTACCCAATAGAATAGCTTTTATTGCTGGCCCTAATTTTGCCTCTGAAGTCGTGCAAGATTTATTGACTTCAATAACAATTGCTTGCGAAGATATTAAATTAGCAGAAAAAATTGCAGCAAGCGTAGAATCAAAGAATTTGGTTACTAGTATTACGGCGGATATTATTACTGTGCAGATTGCGGGAGCTATAAAAAATATTATTGCTATTAAAAGCGGTATTTTTGACGCAATGGGTTATAAGAGAAACGCAAAAGCTTGGTTGATTACCCAAGGTCTGCAAGAAATTGCGGTGTTATCGCAAGCACTTGGCGGCAAAGCTGAAACATTACTACAACCTGGTGTATTAGGTGATCTTGTACTTACTTGCTACTCTAAGACTTCACGTAATACTAAGTTTGGATATGAACTGTACCATCAATCAGGACATGATATAAATGGATTCTTAAAAAACTATCCATATTTGGTTGAAGGGGCTGAATCAGTAAAATTAATTACTAAATTGGCAAATAAATGTGGTGTAGATTTACCGGTAATTACTTCTGTAGCTCAAGCACTAAAATTATCTGAATAA
- the mtaB gene encoding tRNA (N(6)-L-threonylcarbamoyladenosine(37)-C(2))-methylthiotransferase MtaB has protein sequence MTQDRLTEVVTFGCRLNIFESEVIKKNLQLANLDNVMVFNTCTVTKEAEKQARQAIRKAKKNNPEVRIIVTGCAVQNNPQAFANMVEVDKVIGNQEKLSHIYYQFNDDRVVVDDIMQIKETANHLISHFDGKARAFLQIQNGCNHRCTFCIIPFARGNSRSVPIGVIVEQIRHLVELGYNEVVFTGVDITAYGADLPGCPTLAQMIKRVFNLVPELPRLRLSSIDVAEIDDELFEIMAHFLRLMPHFHISLQAGDDMILKRMKRRHDRQQVIEFCHKLRAVRSNVSFGADIIAGFPTETDEMFENTRKLIIDADLQYLHIFPYSVRDGTPAAKMPQIPVDIIKTRAAILRDSGEQQLHKFFQKHLHQHVELLCENKQMAHTENFIPVKLDGNYGSGMIIAAQLTDFNETHMMAKVARPLSKLSEVSKFEGGEDAQNRSVL, from the coding sequence ATGACCCAAGATAGATTAACTGAAGTAGTGACATTCGGCTGTCGATTAAATATTTTCGAGAGTGAAGTGATTAAGAAAAACTTGCAGTTGGCAAATCTTGATAATGTAATGGTATTTAATACTTGTACTGTCACCAAAGAAGCGGAAAAGCAGGCTCGTCAAGCTATTCGTAAGGCAAAAAAGAATAATCCTGAAGTTAGAATAATAGTAACAGGTTGTGCGGTGCAAAATAACCCGCAAGCATTTGCTAATATGGTAGAAGTAGATAAAGTAATTGGTAATCAGGAAAAATTGTCACACATATATTATCAGTTCAATGATGATAGAGTAGTTGTTGATGATATTATGCAAATCAAGGAGACTGCCAATCATCTGATAAGCCACTTTGATGGTAAGGCCAGGGCTTTTTTACAAATACAGAATGGCTGCAATCATCGTTGTACATTCTGTATTATTCCGTTTGCCAGAGGCAATAGTCGTTCTGTTCCTATCGGGGTAATTGTAGAACAAATTCGGCATTTAGTTGAGTTGGGCTATAATGAAGTAGTGTTTACTGGAGTTGATATTACTGCTTATGGCGCTGATTTACCAGGTTGTCCTACCTTAGCGCAGATGATTAAACGGGTGTTTAATCTTGTGCCGGAGCTACCTAGACTACGATTATCATCGATTGATGTTGCCGAGATTGATGACGAATTATTTGAAATTATGGCGCATTTTTTAAGATTAATGCCGCATTTTCATATTAGCTTGCAGGCAGGAGATGATATGATCTTGAAACGGATGAAACGTAGGCATGATCGTCAGCAAGTAATTGAATTTTGTCATAAGTTACGTGCGGTGCGTAGTAATGTATCGTTTGGTGCTGACATTATTGCCGGATTTCCTACTGAAACTGACGAAATGTTTGAAAATACCAGAAAGTTGATAATTGATGCCGATTTACAATATTTACATATTTTTCCTTATTCTGTACGTGATGGAACTCCGGCGGCAAAAATGCCTCAGATACCAGTAGATATTATAAAAACCAGAGCTGCAATCTTACGAGACTCAGGGGAACAACAGTTGCACAAATTTTTTCAAAAGCACTTGCATCAACATGTAGAGCTATTATGTGAAAATAAACAGATGGCACATACTGAAAATTTTATTCCGGTGAAGTTAGATGGAAATTATGGATCTGGAATGATTATTGCAGCTCAATTAACAGATTTTAATGAAACCCATATGATGGCCAAGGTTGCTAGACCTCTTTCAAAACTCAGCGAAGTGAGTAAATTTGAAGGAGGCGAGGATGCGCAAAACCGGAGCGTACTCTGA
- the dapF gene encoding diaminopimelate epimerase, which translates to MLQEIVFAKMHGLGNDFVIIDAKLLPEQYDLKLLALTVADRHLGLGCDQFIIYNSCQDYYEMQIYNQDGSQALACGNAVRCLAKLLYINSNKKKIDIRIAGRKITAQALAFDQIMVNMGAVSFNEQWMPTREEIWRVAERYMFDPKEMICADIGNPHLVIFSHLNSQDQEVVGKMLQEHELFPDGVNVDFAYINDNKIYLSVWERGAGFTLACGSGACVSFAASVKLGFMDNAAEVVFKHGSLSMSREETNIIMTGSATLVAIGKYYHEVSN; encoded by the coding sequence ATGTTACAAGAAATAGTTTTTGCTAAAATGCACGGTTTAGGCAATGATTTTGTTATTATTGATGCTAAACTTCTGCCTGAGCAGTATGACTTAAAGCTATTAGCTTTAACAGTTGCTGATCGTCACCTGGGCTTAGGTTGTGACCAGTTTATTATCTATAATTCATGTCAAGATTATTACGAGATGCAAATCTATAATCAGGATGGATCTCAGGCATTAGCTTGTGGAAATGCTGTACGATGCCTGGCGAAGTTACTATATATTAACTCAAACAAAAAAAAAATTGATATTAGAATTGCCGGAAGAAAAATAACTGCCCAAGCACTTGCTTTTGACCAGATTATGGTAAATATGGGAGCAGTAAGTTTTAATGAGCAATGGATGCCTACTCGTGAGGAGATATGGCGTGTTGCCGAACGATATATGTTTGATCCCAAAGAAATGATTTGTGCTGATATTGGTAATCCACATTTAGTGATTTTTAGTCATTTAAATAGTCAAGATCAGGAGGTAGTTGGTAAAATGTTGCAAGAACATGAATTATTTCCTGATGGAGTGAATGTAGATTTTGCTTATATTAACGATAATAAGATTTATTTGTCGGTTTGGGAAAGAGGAGCTGGCTTCACTCTTGCTTGTGGCAGTGGTGCTTGTGTAAGTTTTGCTGCGTCAGTAAAATTAGGATTTATGGATAATGCAGCTGAAGTGGTTTTTAAGCATGGTAGTCTGAGCATGTCTAGAGAGGAGACAAATATTATTATGACTGGTTCAGCCACTTTAGTTGCGATTGGTAAATATTATCATGAGGTTAGTAATTAA
- the dapE gene encoding succinyl-diaminopimelate desuccinylase, with the protein MLNDTLKHLTELVNCQSITPLSDGSIEYIEKLLTQHGFSVITKIFGEPDYQVTNLYAVYGVSKPNICFAGHVDVVPTGNLDSWSHNPFKATKVEDKIYGRGVVDMKGALACSLAATIEFIKLKPKLNGSVSFLLTSDEEGPAKYGTSKMLPYLTSINHKIDLAILGEPTCEREIGDIIKIGRRGSINFTLTVYGIQGHVAYPELAENPIHCLVKIMHNLSSLQLDYGSKQFLASNLEVTSIDVGNNTTNIIPGTASAKFNIRFNDLHGAESIVTLIKRIVEQHTLKYELVPSISANVFIQEPNHLISEFAKIIPQITGIIPKFSTSGGTSDARFIKNYCQVVEFGLLSETAHKIDEYTTISDLQRLYSVYYRALEKFVG; encoded by the coding sequence ATGCTTAATGATACATTAAAACATCTTACAGAATTGGTTAACTGTCAATCCATTACTCCACTAAGTGATGGCTCAATAGAATATATCGAAAAATTGTTGACCCAACATGGATTTTCTGTAATCACTAAAATATTTGGAGAACCTGATTATCAGGTCACAAACCTCTATGCCGTATACGGTGTCAGTAAACCTAATATTTGTTTTGCCGGACATGTTGATGTTGTACCAACAGGTAATCTTGATTCATGGAGTCACAATCCATTTAAAGCAACAAAGGTAGAAGATAAAATTTATGGCCGTGGTGTCGTAGACATGAAAGGTGCCTTAGCCTGTTCTCTTGCTGCAACCATTGAGTTTATAAAGCTAAAACCTAAGCTAAATGGTTCGGTTAGTTTTTTACTAACCAGCGATGAAGAGGGACCCGCAAAATATGGCACTAGTAAAATGCTGCCATATCTTACCAGCATAAACCATAAAATAGATCTCGCAATTCTTGGCGAACCAACTTGTGAGCGCGAGATAGGTGATATTATTAAAATTGGTAGGCGTGGTAGTATCAATTTTACTCTAACAGTTTATGGTATTCAAGGTCATGTGGCTTATCCGGAATTAGCTGAAAATCCTATTCATTGTCTAGTTAAAATAATGCATAATTTATCCAGCTTACAACTAGATTATGGCAGCAAACAATTTTTAGCTTCCAATTTAGAAGTTACTTCAATTGATGTAGGTAATAATACTACAAATATCATACCAGGAACTGCTTCAGCCAAATTTAACATTAGATTTAACGACCTTCATGGAGCAGAATCAATTGTTACCTTGATCAAAAGAATTGTTGAACAACATACGTTGAAATATGAGCTTGTTCCTTCAATATCTGCGAACGTGTTTATCCAGGAGCCAAACCACCTTATTAGCGAATTTGCTAAGATCATACCGCAAATTACTGGTATTATCCCGAAATTTTCGACAAGTGGAGGAACGTCAGATGCCAGATTTATTAAAAATTACTGCCAGGTTGTAGAGTTTGGGTTATTATCAGAAACAGCCCACAAAATTGATGAATATACAACAATTAGTGATTTACAAAGATTATATAGCGTGTATTATAGAGCGTTAGAAAAATTTGTTGGGTAA
- the tig gene encoding trigger factor has protein sequence MQVTELKKDALDFHVRIIIPSTTITDEINKEFADLAKKAKMPGFRAGKIPQNIIKQKYGASVRSDVIRHQINQTVHDLIAKDKLNLATDPTIDDSITEEDKNLEFTVKFELMPEIVLPNFKEISIERPTLEVKDQDIDQQLSELVQSAKVYAQETDKPATVGDQVTLSAIGYIDGVAFDGGKLENHKLVLGSKAFISGFEDQLIGSKTGDQVTVNVTFPEDYHAAGLAAKPAMFDVKVIVIHTAAIPEINDDFAKKFSCDTVEKLRDKIANDFKASMKEQIHTILKMRLFNKLEHILDFAAPTSLVDREYQFLKTKSAYNITEDAITNTEDAKFEEYYQKLALRRVRIGLLLAEYARIKDLKITQDDIRKAVLQQIRQFPNQAKEVMEYYQKNRQAVEALRGPILEEKAVQHIFEHELSIIEKAYFLEELESLLDQENDNDIA, from the coding sequence ATGCAAGTTACAGAATTAAAAAAAGATGCTCTAGACTTTCATGTTAGAATTATTATTCCATCAACAACGATTACTGATGAGATTAATAAAGAGTTTGCTGATTTAGCCAAAAAAGCAAAAATGCCAGGGTTTCGTGCTGGGAAAATTCCTCAAAATATCATTAAGCAGAAATATGGTGCTTCCGTTAGAAGTGATGTTATTCGCCACCAAATTAACCAGACTGTTCATGATCTTATTGCAAAAGATAAGCTTAACCTTGCTACTGATCCCACTATTGACGATAGTATCACTGAAGAAGACAAAAATCTTGAATTTACGGTAAAATTCGAGTTAATGCCTGAAATTGTGTTACCAAATTTTAAAGAAATATCAATTGAAAGGCCTACTTTAGAAGTCAAAGATCAAGATATCGATCAACAGCTTAGTGAATTAGTGCAATCTGCTAAGGTATATGCACAAGAAACCGATAAGCCAGCCACTGTTGGTGACCAAGTTACTCTCTCAGCAATTGGATATATTGATGGCGTGGCATTTGATGGTGGTAAACTTGAAAACCATAAACTAGTTCTGGGCAGCAAAGCTTTTATTAGTGGGTTTGAGGATCAATTAATTGGTAGTAAAACCGGAGATCAAGTTACGGTAAATGTAACATTTCCAGAAGATTATCATGCGGCAGGATTAGCGGCAAAACCTGCTATGTTTGATGTAAAAGTTATTGTCATCCATACTGCTGCTATTCCTGAAATTAATGACGATTTTGCTAAAAAATTCAGCTGCGATACTGTAGAAAAGTTACGTGATAAAATTGCGAATGACTTTAAAGCAAGTATGAAAGAACAAATACATACTATATTAAAAATGCGTTTGTTCAATAAACTGGAGCATATTCTGGATTTTGCTGCCCCAACATCTCTTGTAGATAGAGAATATCAATTTTTAAAAACAAAATCTGCTTATAATATTACTGAAGATGCTATTACTAACACTGAAGATGCTAAATTTGAAGAATATTATCAAAAATTGGCACTACGTCGTGTCCGTATTGGTTTATTACTAGCTGAATATGCGCGCATCAAGGATTTAAAAATTACTCAAGATGACATTAGGAAAGCTGTTTTACAGCAAATAAGACAATTTCCTAATCAAGCAAAAGAAGTGATGGAATATTATCAAAAAAACAGGCAGGCTGTTGAAGCGTTGCGTGGCCCTATCTTAGAAGAAAAGGCAGTTCAGCACATCTTTGAGCATGAGCTTTCAATTATCGAAAAAGCATATTTTTTAGAGGAACTAGAAAGCCTTTTAGATCAAGAAAATGATAATGATATCGCTTAA